The Paenibacillus sp. YPG26 genome includes a window with the following:
- a CDS encoding helix-turn-helix transcriptional regulator — protein sequence MAFMIAQRAFLKLYLIKMVEERRGYGYQMLEDLKSEFKPHGYLPPQSEIYRALHELVQEGVLYRTKKLKGNDPSVDFQEIVLYHFTNDGKEKAELYRKQVKTDLDRCLGILHKADQDNFGYS from the coding sequence ATGGCATTTATGATTGCACAGCGGGCATTTTTGAAATTATACTTGATCAAAATGGTAGAGGAACGCAGAGGATACGGCTATCAAATGCTAGAGGATCTCAAGTCGGAATTCAAACCTCATGGCTATTTGCCTCCGCAGAGTGAGATCTACCGCGCACTTCACGAATTAGTACAAGAAGGTGTGCTGTATAGAACGAAGAAGCTGAAAGGAAATGATCCCAGCGTTGATTTTCAGGAAATTGTGCTGTATCACTTTACGAATGATGGCAAAGAGAAGGCCGAACTCTATCGTAAGCAGGTGAAGACGGATCTGGACAGGTGCCTCGGTATCCTGCACAAAGCAGATCAGGACAATTTCGGTTATAGTTAG
- a CDS encoding DUF5704 domain-containing protein, with protein MTQTISEGGKVEQTWVREGEVDADANPGVYLYQRDDRKWVAETNRGTVIYNSVGSLSSPYPEKGPEFENKINMTKPEYLPKNKYQLLDGVEKDYVMMSDPKIIGANNKTPLEDQTSTTRALRIPDGANLIITSVIGGDIESQSPPKAYIWNKHEKFSGNKWSVGYTTQVHVTWRANYVEKKKIAMTGKSKIAINEVASFTATVATSEAKKAYGTPADVTTRSDVVWKSNNPSVARVSATGVVTGVTKGSTTISVDWKKDKYWLHTEKVVTVDTKAANPPSTGSCVRTINPPTAAANLVTSFMNPNGTGEILGDDAANGRHFDAVKTIPTSENLYSQAWGLNYLYQHTFANMKGTIDYRCTVDVTYARTWKEKQPDTTGPDGKPVPQPDIEKSDTVTKTYSFNLEPRQYSYWEIKQLEVYGINHAVMQNYALPESSVHMSPHGYTLPEVDVDNNSDVNEHVFPKDTGSISYTPPVLASNGYAPLPVPDDTFKLKGLGEAQTMPPDVKNDRLTFNGTTIMNDSMISSSGPAPASIPAPARIPDGILYEDHQLISSSLANKADTPSTGTLYYELLPENVKGSSEKEFPISQINNVTVHTPVVNYSTVSDDTGHNQKTKPDQNRAALILDRPFVIHIPTSGQHTNNPGYGNRDYAKYTRYKQVKFPFDVYNAERTQYIYKGTWVDIPVSQDYTTFYMPVWVAEGSYEVEFRSIAENAPSPFEEQSNANTILTNHAAAHTIPVEVIGRMYDFHVTDIADYLWEEVFRSSPKTSLPSGRSYWTGLQGIDGNKRGNILPYTLPIHPGSHPNPGYKNVAVKSGYHFKFDLKTKGNMSDVQDSVRITPSFYYVSEDGRTRTPIDLYYKAGDKSFVRIGSAEDTNPRYVILNDRLRNVPVEELSDTALYKYDQYYSFGQVGEISRDDFLRSYLREISMKKTPVGGLKQLQLPEAVRTFIGPKKAIPSGVDVQRANASVQKWYGEYSLPADIYGVAAGTNLAEYGRTHQGLTDRSPVFLKNGYFIVNFDLETIDQGNTKEPHLQYIHAPLMNQWKLEGFNNNILDPYGHYYALQDGDVVFYYTDKSSRDDFRSSVTH; from the coding sequence ATGACTCAAACCATTTCGGAGGGAGGGAAAGTAGAACAGACTTGGGTACGGGAAGGGGAAGTGGATGCTGACGCAAACCCGGGGGTATATCTCTATCAGCGAGACGATAGAAAGTGGGTGGCTGAAACAAATCGGGGCACAGTGATTTATAACTCTGTTGGATCACTAAGTTCCCCGTATCCGGAAAAAGGCCCGGAATTTGAGAACAAAATCAATATGACCAAGCCAGAGTATTTGCCTAAAAATAAATACCAATTACTTGATGGAGTAGAGAAAGATTATGTCATGATGTCCGATCCTAAAATCATTGGAGCCAATAATAAGACTCCTTTAGAAGATCAAACCAGTACTACACGGGCATTACGAATTCCAGATGGCGCCAACCTTATAATTACATCTGTCATTGGTGGTGATATTGAAAGTCAAAGCCCACCTAAAGCTTATATTTGGAACAAACACGAGAAATTCTCCGGTAACAAGTGGAGCGTAGGGTACACCACACAGGTTCACGTCACCTGGAGAGCTAACTATGTAGAGAAGAAGAAGATTGCCATGACTGGCAAGAGCAAGATCGCGATAAATGAAGTCGCCAGCTTTACCGCAACTGTGGCTACCTCGGAAGCAAAGAAAGCCTACGGCACTCCTGCAGACGTAACCACTCGAAGTGACGTGGTATGGAAGTCCAACAACCCAAGCGTTGCAAGGGTGAGCGCTACGGGGGTTGTTACAGGAGTAACCAAAGGTTCGACAACCATTAGTGTTGATTGGAAAAAAGATAAATATTGGCTGCATACCGAGAAAGTAGTAACCGTAGATACAAAAGCTGCCAATCCTCCTTCAACTGGCTCTTGTGTTCGTACCATCAATCCACCGACTGCGGCAGCCAACCTGGTAACTTCGTTCATGAATCCTAATGGAACAGGAGAGATTCTCGGGGATGATGCGGCAAATGGCCGGCATTTCGATGCTGTGAAGACAATTCCGACCAGCGAGAATCTGTACAGTCAGGCTTGGGGGTTGAACTACTTGTACCAGCATACTTTTGCTAACATGAAGGGGACAATTGATTACAGATGCACGGTAGATGTGACGTATGCTCGCACTTGGAAAGAGAAGCAGCCGGATACAACCGGTCCTGATGGAAAGCCAGTTCCACAGCCAGATATCGAGAAGTCAGATACGGTGACCAAAACCTACAGCTTCAATTTGGAACCACGACAATATTCCTATTGGGAAATCAAACAGCTCGAGGTCTACGGCATCAACCATGCTGTTATGCAGAACTATGCTTTGCCAGAAAGTAGTGTGCATATGTCACCTCACGGTTATACACTTCCAGAAGTAGACGTGGATAACAATAGTGATGTGAACGAGCATGTTTTCCCTAAAGACACTGGCTCCATTAGCTATACTCCACCCGTTCTGGCCTCTAATGGTTACGCTCCACTCCCCGTTCCCGATGATACGTTTAAGTTAAAAGGCTTGGGAGAAGCACAGACGATGCCGCCAGATGTTAAGAACGATAGGCTGACATTTAACGGTACAACAATTATGAACGACAGCATGATTAGCAGTTCTGGTCCGGCACCAGCTTCAATTCCCGCGCCAGCAAGGATTCCAGACGGAATCCTATATGAAGATCATCAATTAATTAGCAGCTCCTTAGCAAATAAAGCCGATACACCAAGTACTGGCACTCTGTACTATGAGCTTTTACCTGAGAATGTGAAAGGAAGTAGTGAGAAAGAGTTCCCGATAAGCCAGATCAATAACGTAACTGTACATACGCCTGTGGTGAATTATTCCACTGTATCCGATGATACCGGGCATAATCAGAAAACTAAGCCTGATCAGAACCGGGCAGCATTAATCCTGGATAGACCCTTTGTCATTCACATCCCCACCTCAGGTCAGCACACGAACAACCCGGGTTATGGGAACCGTGATTACGCGAAGTATACACGTTATAAGCAGGTGAAGTTTCCATTCGATGTGTACAATGCGGAACGCACACAATACATTTACAAAGGCACCTGGGTAGATATCCCTGTTTCACAGGATTACACCACTTTTTATATGCCCGTGTGGGTCGCTGAAGGGAGTTACGAGGTGGAGTTTCGCAGCATAGCCGAGAATGCGCCGTCTCCTTTTGAAGAGCAATCGAATGCGAATACCATCCTAACTAATCATGCGGCGGCGCATACGATTCCAGTTGAAGTTATTGGACGAATGTATGATTTTCATGTGACGGATATAGCCGATTATTTATGGGAAGAGGTATTCCGGTCATCTCCAAAGACATCTTTGCCTTCAGGCCGATCTTATTGGACAGGTCTTCAGGGGATTGATGGGAATAAGAGGGGAAATATTCTGCCTTACACGCTTCCCATTCATCCTGGAAGTCATCCGAATCCCGGTTACAAGAATGTTGCTGTTAAGAGCGGGTATCACTTTAAGTTTGACCTGAAGACCAAAGGAAATATGTCCGATGTGCAGGACTCTGTTCGGATTACTCCAAGTTTTTATTATGTGAGTGAAGATGGAAGGACACGGACCCCGATTGACCTTTATTATAAAGCAGGGGACAAGAGCTTTGTCCGAATAGGTTCGGCTGAGGATACCAATCCACGGTACGTGATTCTGAATGACAGACTACGCAATGTCCCAGTGGAGGAATTGTCCGATACGGCTTTGTACAAGTATGACCAATATTATAGTTTTGGCCAAGTCGGGGAGATTAGCCGGGACGACTTCCTGCGGAGCTATTTACGAGAGATCTCTATGAAAAAGACTCCAGTTGGCGGGTTAAAGCAGTTACAGCTGCCAGAGGCTGTTCGTACATTCATCGGCCCTAAGAAGGCGATTCCATCAGGCGTTGATGTGCAGAGAGCGAATGCCTCTGTACAGAAATGGTATGGCGAATACAGCCTGCCGGCGGATATTTACGGGGTAGCTGCGGGCACGAATCTAGCGGAGTATGGTAGGACCCATCAGGGGTTAACGGACCGGAGTCCAGTTTTTCTGAAAAATGGATATTTTATTGTTAATTTCGATCTAGAGACGATTGATCAAGGGAATACGAAGGAGCCTCATTTGCAATATATTCATGCTCCTTTAATGAATCAGTGGAAGCTTGAGGGCTTCAACAACAACATTTTGGATCCATATGGTCATTACTATGCTCTGCAGGATGGGGATGTCGTATTCTATTATACTGACAAATCAAGTCGTGACGACTTCAGATCGAGCGTAACGCATTAA
- a CDS encoding S-layer homology domain-containing protein gives MGSKKVWKAFTAGMTGIIAAGCILGAAESVVSAEGAVNFKDKLPAWAKPDIEYAAAKGYMKGDERGKFNPNATISRAEFAAILARASSNPSDAGITGFGNIPGWSQDEVNMAVSKGFISPGDYPNGFNPNIPLTRRELAKWVASGLAAKDADFKKALSDTADTLVPVAEYYKGGLNKADYPYVSVALGTGLMGGYPDGRFGPAQTTTRAEAAVILRRFESIQGKKPDAFQDLKEFREVGLTGTNAISLGFEYAKDNGVEESFKKIRNVSTQLKNNIATIKLNRFILVNASKATDVKNLYGRMFVDKDYGTAFKMKKDRYEVFVEYAFTSNIDNMDVMTYLNSSSSPFLHLVGFKSGTISKFGIKTMPYLMGLVDKEHFFKKGIEVTFWGNGFILSNLPISDKDNGVSITVSGGKTFSIYKLD, from the coding sequence ATGGGAAGTAAGAAGGTATGGAAGGCATTTACGGCAGGAATGACAGGTATCATTGCAGCAGGATGTATTCTCGGAGCAGCGGAGTCAGTCGTATCAGCTGAGGGAGCAGTTAATTTCAAAGATAAGCTGCCCGCTTGGGCAAAGCCGGACATTGAGTATGCGGCTGCGAAAGGTTATATGAAGGGGGATGAGCGTGGGAAGTTCAACCCGAACGCGACGATCAGCCGGGCGGAATTCGCCGCAATCCTGGCAAGAGCGTCGAGCAACCCTTCGGATGCTGGAATAACTGGTTTTGGTAACATTCCCGGATGGAGCCAAGATGAAGTTAATATGGCGGTGAGCAAGGGCTTTATCTCTCCCGGCGACTATCCAAATGGATTCAATCCGAACATTCCATTAACACGCAGGGAGCTGGCCAAGTGGGTAGCATCAGGCTTGGCGGCCAAGGACGCGGACTTCAAGAAGGCCTTGTCCGATACGGCGGATACTCTAGTGCCAGTAGCGGAGTATTATAAGGGCGGCCTAAATAAGGCCGATTATCCTTATGTGTCAGTTGCCCTCGGAACCGGACTGATGGGCGGATACCCGGACGGCCGCTTCGGGCCAGCCCAGACTACAACACGGGCAGAAGCCGCAGTGATCTTGCGTAGATTTGAAAGCATCCAAGGGAAGAAGCCAGATGCCTTTCAGGATCTGAAGGAGTTTAGGGAAGTGGGGCTCACAGGGACAAATGCGATAAGTTTGGGGTTTGAGTATGCGAAGGATAATGGTGTTGAGGAAAGCTTTAAAAAGATTCGAAATGTGTCCACTCAATTGAAAAATAATATTGCCACTATTAAGTTGAATCGTTTTATTCTCGTAAACGCCTCAAAGGCAACAGATGTAAAAAATCTTTATGGTCGGATGTTTGTTGATAAGGACTATGGAACTGCCTTTAAAATGAAGAAGGACCGTTACGAGGTTTTTGTTGAATATGCTTTTACATCAAATATTGACAATATGGATGTTATGACCTATCTCAATTCGTCTAGTTCCCCATTCTTGCATTTAGTAGGTTTCAAAAGTGGGACAATCAGTAAGTTTGGAATTAAAACGATGCCTTATCTCATGGGATTAGTCGATAAAGAACATTTCTTCAAAAAAGGTATTGAGGTTACATTCTGGGGAAATGGATTTATTTTGTCAAACCTTCCTATTTCTGATAAAGATAATGGCGTAAGCATTACAGTTAGTGGTGGTAAAACTTTCAGTATCTATAAGTTAGACTGA
- a CDS encoding response regulator transcription factor produces MKARVLVVDDHAYAREGICDILAEDSSFEIIGVGSSGEEAIELTEKFMPDLIMMDIHMPGMDGLEATRIIKLRFPYVKIVLITVSDDAAHLFEALKQGAQGFLLKNLSPSTWLEYLRAIMIDEAPLSSDLAHQILKEFPSVPKQDALDHPLTGREREILNWVAKGMTNREIAGELQISDQTVKNHLKNILHKLQLENRVQLTRYAFEHGWVDTKRPNF; encoded by the coding sequence GTGAAAGCACGCGTATTGGTCGTTGATGATCATGCCTATGCGAGAGAAGGCATATGTGATATTTTGGCGGAAGATTCCTCGTTCGAGATCATCGGGGTTGGCTCAAGTGGGGAGGAGGCTATTGAATTAACAGAGAAGTTCATGCCGGATCTCATTATGATGGATATTCATATGCCAGGGATGGATGGACTGGAGGCTACCCGGATTATTAAGCTGAGATTTCCTTATGTCAAAATTGTGCTGATTACCGTCTCCGATGATGCTGCACATCTATTTGAAGCACTGAAGCAAGGCGCTCAAGGGTTTCTGCTGAAGAATCTGTCCCCTTCTACGTGGCTGGAGTACCTTCGTGCGATTATGATTGACGAGGCTCCGCTCTCCAGTGATCTGGCTCATCAGATTCTCAAGGAATTCCCTTCAGTTCCCAAGCAGGATGCACTGGATCACCCACTGACTGGTCGTGAACGGGAAATACTCAATTGGGTAGCCAAGGGGATGACTAATCGGGAGATTGCCGGAGAACTGCAAATTTCGGATCAAACTGTCAAAAATCACTTGAAAAATATTTTGCATAAGTTACAATTGGAGAATCGGGTGCAGCTAACCAGATATGCATTCGAGCATGGCTGGGTAGATACCAAGCGTCCTAACTTTTAA
- a CDS encoding histidine kinase, whose protein sequence is MSYRQIKWMILIVPSIIVGLWEFVRHQFLITYISMGLGNFMTPIILFVVSITLLYRLFAMLERVQNELNEERAQKAELVAREQLARELHDGIAQSLFLLSVKIDKAERRQQQNGTDLNLDELRKTVHEVNGYVRQSISNLKYPPAAGTGGQQTMRHRITQLVDEVQVRVELEWTLEDTEFTAKEQVELLACIREALVNAKKHASASQIAVLGEGSRDFWKVCIKDNGPGFGDSPYRDIRDKYGLKIMRERAEEMGWALTISSGDGMTQVMIEHREGTGSESTRIGR, encoded by the coding sequence GTGTCATATCGGCAAATCAAATGGATGATTCTGATAGTACCTTCAATCATTGTGGGGCTGTGGGAATTTGTGAGGCATCAGTTCCTGATTACATACATATCCATGGGGCTTGGGAATTTTATGACCCCCATTATACTGTTCGTGGTTAGTATTACTCTGCTGTACAGGCTGTTCGCCATGCTAGAACGGGTGCAGAATGAGCTGAATGAAGAGCGGGCCCAGAAGGCCGAACTCGTCGCAAGGGAGCAGCTGGCCAGGGAACTGCATGATGGCATTGCCCAGTCCTTATTTCTGTTATCCGTCAAAATTGACAAAGCGGAACGTCGTCAGCAGCAAAACGGGACTGATCTGAATCTGGATGAACTGCGGAAGACGGTGCATGAGGTTAACGGGTATGTTCGGCAATCGATCTCGAATCTGAAATATCCGCCTGCGGCTGGCACCGGCGGACAGCAGACTATGCGCCACCGGATCACACAATTAGTGGACGAGGTTCAGGTTCGAGTTGAATTGGAATGGACGCTTGAGGATACAGAATTTACGGCAAAAGAGCAGGTAGAACTGCTTGCATGCATCCGTGAAGCCTTGGTCAATGCCAAGAAACATGCTTCTGCCAGTCAGATCGCCGTACTGGGTGAAGGAAGCAGGGATTTCTGGAAAGTGTGTATTAAGGATAACGGACCGGGCTTTGGCGACTCTCCATACAGAGATATCCGGGATAAGTACGGCTTGAAGATTATGAGAGAGCGAGCTGAAGAGATGGGCTGGGCACTAACTATAAGTTCCGGAGACGGAATGACCCAGGTCATGATTGAGCACAGGGAGGGAACCGGGAGTGAAAGCACGCGTATTGGTCGTTGA
- the nagE gene encoding N-acetylglucosamine-specific PTS transporter subunit IIBC, translating to MVSFLQKIGKSLMLPVATLPAAAILMRFGNIDYVKDFHMGSAGEFINKYIAPFLDAGGTTIFDNLPLIFAIGVAIGLAGDAVAALSAAIGYLILVRVLTKVPLVFDTLMSKDAKLDMGVLGGIIVGCIAAFLYKKYHNIKLPDWLGFFGGKRFVPMVTALTMVITGIIFGLIWGPVQAALDTFGNWIVGLGGIGSAIHMVANRLLVPFGLHHIINSIVWFQIGDFTDAAGKIIHGDLYRFFAGDKTAGMFMTGFFPIMMFALPAAAFAIIHTAKPERRKAVGSIFIGAALASFLTGITEPLEFAFMFVAPVLYGIHAILSGIAGYVMYALGIKLGFGFSAGFIDYAINYQLATKPLLLIPVGLVFAAIYYVLFRVLIVKMNLKTPGREDEVNAEEQAAAGSRSSTVAAGDSKAAKILANIGGSDNIQSIDACITRLRLVVKDDKAVNDPALKSLGASGVMRLGKGVVQVVFGPQSESIKDDIKKLM from the coding sequence ATGGTGTCATTTCTACAGAAAATCGGGAAGTCGTTGATGCTTCCTGTCGCCACTCTACCTGCAGCCGCGATCCTTATGCGGTTCGGTAACATTGACTACGTCAAGGATTTCCATATGGGGAGTGCAGGGGAATTCATTAACAAATATATTGCTCCCTTCCTGGATGCGGGTGGTACAACGATATTTGATAATCTGCCGTTGATCTTTGCCATTGGGGTGGCGATTGGTCTCGCCGGTGACGCTGTTGCGGCTCTATCCGCAGCGATCGGTTACCTCATCCTCGTGCGTGTGCTTACGAAGGTTCCGCTTGTCTTTGATACGCTGATGAGCAAAGATGCGAAGCTGGACATGGGAGTCTTGGGCGGTATCATCGTGGGATGTATCGCAGCCTTCCTGTACAAGAAATACCATAATATCAAACTGCCGGATTGGCTCGGATTCTTTGGCGGCAAGCGGTTTGTCCCTATGGTTACCGCACTTACCATGGTTATAACCGGTATTATATTCGGTCTAATCTGGGGACCTGTGCAAGCAGCGCTGGATACGTTCGGCAACTGGATTGTCGGCTTGGGCGGGATCGGAAGTGCCATCCATATGGTCGCGAACCGTTTGCTTGTTCCCTTCGGTCTTCATCACATTATTAACTCCATTGTCTGGTTCCAGATTGGTGACTTTACAGATGCTGCAGGCAAAATTATTCATGGCGACCTCTATCGCTTCTTCGCCGGAGACAAAACTGCGGGCATGTTCATGACCGGATTCTTCCCGATCATGATGTTCGCTCTGCCGGCAGCCGCATTTGCGATTATTCACACGGCCAAACCGGAGAGAAGGAAAGCGGTTGGTTCGATCTTCATTGGTGCGGCCCTTGCCTCATTCCTGACAGGGATTACCGAGCCGCTTGAGTTTGCTTTTATGTTCGTGGCGCCGGTTCTGTACGGGATTCATGCCATATTGTCAGGGATTGCGGGTTATGTAATGTATGCGCTGGGGATTAAGCTGGGATTCGGCTTCTCCGCCGGTTTCATCGACTACGCAATTAACTATCAGCTCGCAACAAAGCCGCTTCTTCTGATTCCAGTAGGCCTTGTCTTCGCCGCGATCTACTATGTCCTCTTCCGGGTTCTTATTGTGAAGATGAACCTCAAGACACCAGGACGAGAAGATGAAGTTAACGCGGAAGAGCAAGCCGCGGCAGGCAGCCGCAGCAGTACTGTTGCGGCAGGGGACAGCAAAGCTGCCAAGATTCTGGCTAACATTGGAGGATCAGATAACATTCAATCCATTGATGCGTGTATCACGCGCCTGCGTCTGGTCGTGAAGGACGATAAAGCCGTGAACGATCCTGCGCTCAAAAGTCTTGGTGCGTCGGGTGTCATGCGTCTGGGCAAGGGAGTTGTACAGGTTGTGTTTGGACCTCAATCTGAATCCATTAAGGACGATATTAAGAAATTAATGTAA
- a CDS encoding PTS glucose transporter subunit IIA produces MFSKWRKKSAEQNIVEIYTPMTGEAVALATVPDEAFAGGFMGKGIAIVPSEGKLTAPFDGTVSHVIKSKHAVMLEHPSGLQLLFHIGINTVSLKGEGFTSYVNTGDAVKTGQTLLEFDIDKIREAGYPVITPVIVTNAEELTDSMETNLGPVQSGKNVILKAIFKA; encoded by the coding sequence ATGTTTTCTAAATGGAGAAAGAAATCGGCAGAACAGAACATTGTTGAAATCTACACGCCTATGACAGGAGAAGCTGTAGCTCTTGCAACTGTACCGGATGAAGCTTTTGCGGGTGGATTCATGGGCAAGGGAATTGCCATTGTACCAAGCGAGGGAAAGCTTACGGCACCCTTTGACGGTACAGTCTCTCATGTCATAAAGTCCAAGCATGCGGTCATGCTGGAGCATCCATCCGGATTGCAGCTGTTATTTCACATAGGGATCAATACTGTGTCTCTTAAGGGAGAAGGCTTCACAAGTTATGTGAACACAGGCGATGCCGTGAAGACAGGCCAGACTCTGCTTGAATTCGATATCGATAAGATCAGAGAAGCCGGTTATCCCGTTATTACACCAGTCATAGTAACAAACGCCGAAGAATTGACAGACAGCATGGAGACGAACCTTGGACCCGTCCAATCCGGCAAGAATGTCATTCTCAAGGCGATATTTAAGGCTTAG
- a CDS encoding PRD domain-containing protein yields the protein MKEVELLQVQRVIGNNVVMAQGETSGTEYVLLGKGIGYAVKGSGTIDANDPRIEKRFKLEDREQWSQYESLMEDFDPKVMQIADEIIQYISASKPGKLNDKIYLALPSHIQFTVYRLRHGMDIINPFLQETKLCFPEEFEIASKAAEMISEAFTVHIPEDEIGFLTYHVYSAVSNVPVGQLVKASNIVNQLLELIQQEKKVTFRQGSMSHVRLMLHLRYSLERILQDTRVDNPFVNHIRLEYKEEYALAKRMGTVMEEELGKPVPEEEICYIAMHLYRLYRTTDGH from the coding sequence ATGAAAGAAGTGGAGCTGCTCCAAGTCCAGCGTGTGATCGGTAACAATGTCGTCATGGCTCAGGGAGAGACTAGTGGTACAGAGTATGTACTTCTTGGAAAAGGCATTGGTTATGCAGTGAAAGGATCAGGAACGATTGATGCCAATGATCCGAGAATTGAGAAGCGCTTCAAGCTGGAGGACCGTGAACAGTGGAGTCAGTATGAGAGCTTGATGGAGGACTTTGATCCCAAGGTGATGCAAATTGCCGATGAGATCATTCAGTATATTTCAGCAAGTAAGCCTGGCAAGCTTAACGACAAAATATATCTGGCCCTGCCAAGCCATATTCAATTCACGGTCTACCGGCTTCGCCACGGGATGGATATTATCAACCCCTTCCTTCAGGAGACGAAGCTATGTTTTCCCGAGGAATTTGAAATCGCTTCCAAAGCAGCTGAGATGATTAGTGAGGCATTTACCGTTCATATTCCTGAGGATGAGATAGGCTTTCTAACTTATCATGTGTACTCGGCAGTAAGCAATGTGCCGGTTGGACAGCTGGTCAAGGCTTCCAATATCGTCAACCAGCTGCTTGAGCTGATTCAACAGGAGAAGAAAGTCACTTTTAGACAGGGAAGTATGAGTCATGTGAGACTGATGCTTCACCTGAGATATTCTTTGGAGCGAATTCTCCAGGATACTAGAGTGGATAATCCTTTTGTGAACCATATCAGGCTTGAATACAAGGAAGAGTATGCATTAGCCAAGCGAATGGGAACAGTAATGGAGGAAGAGCTCGGGAAGCCTGTCCCCGAAGAAGAAATCTGTTATATTGCCATGCATCTATACCGGCTGTACCGGACGACGGATGGACATTAA
- a CDS encoding PQQ-binding-like beta-propeller repeat protein → MMNKLAKFTSSAVLVLLAAGATIPGGEPAKVSAEKAAVSFTQWTEPSTHEFITPAWTAPLSATPLEVGQMPESRVAAGEGKVFAVDKGRLIARDVFTGRQTWTFGSSLSPYIEYNQGTLYGTYEDGRAYALTAKGALKWVSARTVAKAERLVPIQDTLYIVRGIDIFAFDAGNGALRWEHHDTSAAAGSKELTVQDGVVFRTYTGVSNFAVTLKAFDAATGEKLWEKSQQHLPLQVKGGSVYSVYEPNLFEKPNAELTLKVFDLRTGGEKAGYLYQWSDNPASYMHSYTTKAMIEGNYLYAFNSHEWVQFDLTKYSGKSDQPERRMMGPGRNILNPLMKVYRDRIFYLEGSEQSYFTLKSVHLPDQHTVNYRYDNPAAQIDIHGNGIYIGQTDGSFRAFDLATGKEAFAIQSGARNYRPTEFEQGMAIIQADHKLIGIAVPANLQ, encoded by the coding sequence ATGATGAACAAACTTGCCAAATTCACAAGCTCAGCCGTCTTGGTCTTACTTGCTGCTGGAGCTACAATCCCAGGGGGAGAGCCTGCTAAGGTGTCAGCAGAAAAAGCGGCGGTATCCTTTACACAGTGGACTGAGCCTTCAACCCATGAATTTATTACTCCAGCCTGGACGGCTCCTCTATCCGCCACTCCCCTTGAAGTCGGGCAGATGCCAGAGTCCCGTGTGGCTGCCGGAGAAGGGAAGGTCTTCGCTGTGGATAAAGGCAGACTGATCGCACGGGATGTCTTCACAGGAAGGCAGACCTGGACTTTCGGCAGCAGCCTGAGCCCGTATATTGAATACAATCAAGGGACCTTGTATGGTACATATGAAGATGGGAGAGCCTATGCTCTAACTGCCAAAGGTGCACTTAAATGGGTCTCGGCCCGAACCGTGGCCAAGGCGGAAAGACTGGTTCCCATTCAGGACACTCTTTATATCGTGAGAGGGATCGACATCTTTGCATTTGATGCCGGGAATGGAGCATTGAGATGGGAGCATCATGACACATCTGCGGCAGCAGGCTCTAAGGAGCTAACCGTTCAGGATGGTGTTGTATTCCGGACGTATACAGGTGTATCTAATTTCGCTGTGACCTTAAAAGCCTTCGATGCGGCTACAGGCGAGAAGCTGTGGGAGAAGAGTCAGCAGCATCTTCCTCTTCAGGTCAAAGGCGGATCGGTCTACTCTGTGTATGAGCCGAATCTGTTCGAGAAGCCGAACGCCGAGTTGACACTCAAGGTATTTGACCTGCGTACAGGTGGAGAGAAAGCGGGTTATTTGTATCAGTGGTCGGACAATCCGGCTTCATACATGCATAGTTATACGACTAAGGCCATGATCGAGGGGAATTATTTGTATGCGTTCAATAGTCACGAATGGGTGCAATTTGATCTAACCAAGTATTCAGGCAAATCGGATCAGCCGGAACGAAGAATGATGGGACCAGGGCGTAATATATTGAATCCTCTGATGAAGGTGTACCGAGATCGGATATTTTATCTAGAAGGTTCAGAGCAGTCCTATTTCACCCTGAAATCCGTTCACCTGCCAGATCAGCACACGGTGAACTACAGATATGATAATCCTGCCGCGCAGATTGATATCCATGGAAATGGGATCTACATCGGGCAGACGGATGGCAGCTTCCGCGCCTTTGATCTGGCTACGGGCAAAGAAGCATTTGCTATCCAATCCGGAGCCCGCAACTACAGACCCACCGAATTCGAACAGGGAATGGCGATCATACAGGCGGATCATAAATTAATAGGAATTGCTGTCCCCGCAAATCTTCAGTAA